A window of Formosa sp. Hel1_31_208 contains these coding sequences:
- a CDS encoding ABC transporter ATP-binding protein, with amino-acid sequence MLNVKNLNFSYNKTAVLNDVSFRVQRGENIAIIGESGSGKSTLLKVLYGEYDLNSGSILWNNTEILGPKYNLVVGYDFMKYVAQEFDLMPYISVEENVGKFLSNFFPEEKQQRTAELLEVVELKAFAKTKVKNLSGGQKQRVALARALAKQPEIILLDEPFSHIDNFKKQSLRRSVFKYLKTKNITCIVATHDKDDVLGFADHMIVLNNQKIEAYDTPQHLFSHPKTPLIASFFGQFNVIDGIIVYAHQLKLVEHSQLKVKVVKSYFNGATYLIEATLNDETIFFESDAELANSTAVFLKLNT; translated from the coding sequence ATGCTCAATGTAAAAAACCTTAATTTCTCATATAATAAAACAGCTGTTTTAAATGACGTTTCCTTTCGCGTTCAACGAGGAGAAAACATAGCGATAATTGGCGAAAGCGGATCTGGAAAGAGTACCTTGCTCAAGGTGTTATATGGGGAATATGATCTAAATTCAGGGAGCATTCTATGGAACAACACAGAAATTCTAGGTCCGAAATATAATCTAGTTGTTGGTTATGACTTTATGAAGTATGTCGCTCAAGAATTTGATCTAATGCCCTACATTTCAGTAGAAGAAAACGTAGGTAAATTTTTGTCTAATTTCTTTCCTGAAGAAAAACAACAACGCACAGCCGAGTTACTGGAAGTCGTCGAGCTTAAAGCATTTGCAAAAACCAAGGTGAAGAACTTGTCTGGCGGACAAAAACAACGTGTCGCACTTGCCAGAGCCTTAGCGAAACAACCCGAAATCATCTTACTCGACGAGCCCTTCAGCCATATAGATAATTTTAAAAAACAGTCGCTCCGAAGAAGTGTCTTTAAATATCTAAAAACTAAAAATATCACCTGTATTGTGGCTACTCATGATAAGGATGATGTGCTAGGATTTGCTGATCATATGATAGTATTGAATAATCAGAAAATTGAAGCATATGATACTCCACAACACTTATTTAGTCATCCAAAAACACCGTTAATCGCTTCTTTTTTTGGCCAATTCAATGTGATTGATGGTATTATCGTTTATGCACATCAACTCAAATTGGTAGAACACTCTCAATTAAAAGTAAAGGTGGTCAAAAGCTATTTTAATGGCGCCACGTATTTAATTGAAGCAACTTTAAACGATGAAACTATCTTCTTTGAAAGTGATGCTGAACTTGCCAATAGTACCGCTGTTTTTTTAAAGCTTAACACATAA
- a CDS encoding acyl carrier protein, with the protein MTKDELIAKLKTIVQPYIQDEEAFQNLSEDTDFINDLKINSANLVDVILDVEDEFDVRIENDDMEKMTSVKAAMEIVNEKLAEK; encoded by the coding sequence ATGACCAAAGACGAACTTATTGCCAAACTTAAAACGATTGTTCAACCTTATATTCAAGATGAGGAGGCGTTTCAAAACCTATCTGAAGACACCGACTTCATCAATGATTTAAAAATTAATTCAGCAAATCTTGTTGATGTGATTTTAGATGTAGAAGATGAGTTTGATGTTAGAATTGAAAATGATGATATGGAAAAAATGACTTCGGTTAAGGCGGCAATGGAAATCGTGAATGAGAAATTAGCTGAAAAATGA
- a CDS encoding 3-hydroxyacyl-ACP dehydratase FabZ family protein — translation MTSNQIKTLLPYQPPFLFVDDLTKISAENVTGNYTFKPDEYFYHGHFKDNAVTPGVILTECMAQIGLVCLGIYMLKDQITNDNALQIALTSSHVDFFLPVYPGEKVTVVSEKEVFRFNKLKCKVKLFNDKEELVCRGHISGMIKA, via the coding sequence ATGACATCAAACCAAATAAAAACCCTATTGCCATATCAGCCGCCATTTCTGTTTGTTGATGATTTAACTAAGATTTCTGCTGAAAACGTAACAGGGAACTATACATTTAAACCAGATGAGTATTTTTATCATGGCCATTTCAAAGACAATGCAGTTACTCCTGGTGTAATACTCACAGAATGTATGGCACAAATTGGATTGGTGTGTTTAGGGATTTATATGCTGAAAGATCAAATTACAAATGACAATGCACTACAAATTGCTTTAACTTCTAGCCATGTAGATTTCTTTTTACCAGTTTATCCAGGTGAGAAAGTCACGGTTGTTTCAGAAAAAGAGGTCTTCAGATTTAATAAGTTAAAATGTAAGGTCAAATTATTTAACGATAAAGAAGAATTGGTCTGTCGTGGACATATTTCAGGAATGATAAAAGCATGA
- a CDS encoding beta-ketoacyl synthase — translation MKNRVVITGLGVVAPNGVGVEAFSKAIKAGNSGITFHQKLADLNFSCCIGGIPQISEEKKLEYLTPLQLRGFDSSGILYGCMAGIDAWKDAGFSIGPETSLDFDSGTVFGTGTSGVEKFREAIYKLDDKQVKRLGSTVVVQTMASGISAFLGGILGLGNQVTTNSSACTTGTEAILMGYERIKNGQAKRMLVGSCSDDGPYIWGGFDAMRVMTYKHNDSPKQGSRPMSASASGFVPGAGAGALVLESLESALERNATIYAEVLGGNINSGGQRDGGTMTAPNPEAVQRCIKDAIVNANILASDIDTINGHLTATSKDSLEIENWTTALNRKGADFPYINSLKSMVGHCLAAAGSIESVATVLQLKDQFIVPNINCEDIHSEISTLISEDKIVRQFLNSEINIAAKASFGFGDVNACIIFKRYK, via the coding sequence ATGAAAAATAGAGTTGTTATAACAGGTTTAGGTGTTGTTGCTCCAAATGGTGTTGGAGTTGAAGCTTTTTCAAAAGCGATTAAAGCTGGAAATTCGGGAATCACATTTCACCAAAAATTAGCCGATTTAAATTTTTCGTGTTGCATAGGAGGAATCCCTCAAATTTCTGAAGAAAAAAAACTGGAGTATCTGACCCCTTTGCAATTAAGAGGCTTCGATAGTTCGGGAATTCTGTATGGTTGTATGGCGGGAATAGATGCATGGAAAGATGCGGGATTTTCAATTGGTCCAGAGACGTCATTAGATTTTGATAGCGGAACCGTATTTGGAACAGGAACATCTGGTGTAGAGAAATTTAGAGAAGCTATTTATAAGCTGGATGATAAACAAGTCAAACGCTTAGGAAGTACTGTAGTCGTTCAAACTATGGCGAGCGGCATTAGCGCATTTCTAGGCGGAATTTTAGGACTGGGTAATCAAGTGACAACTAATTCCTCAGCATGCACCACAGGTACCGAAGCCATTTTAATGGGTTACGAACGCATCAAAAATGGTCAGGCAAAACGCATGCTCGTTGGAAGTTGTAGTGACGATGGACCTTATATCTGGGGCGGATTTGATGCCATGCGAGTGATGACTTATAAACATAATGATTCACCAAAACAGGGATCGAGACCAATGAGCGCAAGTGCCTCTGGTTTTGTTCCAGGCGCTGGTGCAGGTGCTTTAGTTTTGGAATCTTTGGAAAGTGCATTAGAACGAAATGCGACAATTTATGCTGAGGTTTTGGGCGGAAACATCAACTCAGGTGGCCAACGAGATGGTGGAACCATGACGGCTCCAAACCCCGAAGCTGTTCAACGTTGTATTAAAGATGCGATTGTAAATGCTAATATTTTGGCATCAGACATTGATACTATTAACGGACATCTAACAGCCACTTCAAAAGACAGTTTAGAAATTGAAAATTGGACCACAGCACTTAATAGAAAAGGTGCAGACTTCCCATATATTAATTCGTTAAAATCTATGGTTGGTCATTGCTTAGCGGCAGCTGGAAGTATTGAAAGTGTGGCAACTGTACTTCAGTTAAAGGATCAATTTATAGTTCCAAATATCAATTGTGAAGATATTCATTCGGAGATATCAACCTTAATTTCCGAAGATAAAATCGTGAGACAGTTTTTAAATTCTGAAATAAACATTGCCGCAAAAGCCAGTTTTGGTTTTGGCGATGTCAATGCATGTATTATCTTTAAGAGATATAAATAA
- a CDS encoding 4'-phosphopantetheinyl transferase superfamily protein — protein MIGNDIVDLQHMSNTCDWRRPRFFDKVFTQKEQALILTSENQHQMVWLLWSMKEAAYKVHVQQFGEVFFNPKRLVCNLISEEKGDVRIDSNHYDARSTITEDYVYTIAQPESCKTLYSSIFKSEISSYTSQSSQLKQKLLRTISQSEQLDYQALNIRKTKFGVPQVFNNFQKLPLQFSLTHCGRYSGYVMC, from the coding sequence ATGATAGGTAATGATATTGTCGATTTACAGCACATGTCGAACACATGCGATTGGCGTCGACCTCGTTTTTTTGATAAAGTGTTTACACAAAAAGAACAAGCATTAATTCTTACTTCGGAAAATCAGCACCAAATGGTATGGTTGCTATGGAGTATGAAAGAAGCAGCTTATAAAGTTCATGTTCAGCAGTTTGGTGAGGTTTTTTTTAATCCGAAACGCTTGGTGTGTAATCTCATTTCCGAAGAAAAAGGCGATGTAAGAATTGACAGTAATCACTATGATGCGCGTTCAACGATTACTGAAGATTATGTTTATACGATTGCACAGCCAGAATCATGTAAAACCTTATACAGTTCGATTTTTAAATCTGAAATCTCTTCCTATACCTCACAAAGTTCCCAGTTGAAACAGAAATTGTTAAGAACAATCTCTCAGAGCGAACAACTGGATTATCAGGCATTAAATATCCGAAAAACCAAATTTGGAGTGCCACAAGTGTTTAACAATTTTCAAAAATTACCTCTTCAATTTTCACTGACACATTGCGGACGATATTCTGGGTACGTTATGTGTTAA
- a CDS encoding SDR family oxidoreductase — protein sequence MVNEFQNKGYWALVLGGSSGLGLATAKKLALHGMNICIIHRNSRSQEAQINEEFKIIKTTGVQFKAYNVDAFKAEKREQIISELKITLNEGAGIRTLVHSVAKGNLKPMLDDENPTLKTDDFSLTIHAMAISLYDWAKAIFQAKLFTEDARIISFTSEGNTKAWKNYAAVSAAKATLEAITRNIALEFAPYGIKANCIQAGVTDTASLRMIPGSDKMIEHTLKRNPNKRLTLPEDVANVVYLLSKDEAGWINGCVIPVDGGEHIS from the coding sequence ATGGTAAATGAATTTCAAAATAAGGGCTATTGGGCACTCGTATTGGGAGGTTCTAGTGGATTAGGTTTAGCCACTGCTAAAAAATTGGCACTACACGGCATGAATATCTGTATTATACACCGAAATTCTAGATCGCAAGAAGCGCAAATTAACGAAGAATTTAAAATTATTAAGACGACAGGTGTGCAGTTTAAAGCCTATAATGTAGATGCGTTTAAAGCTGAAAAACGTGAACAGATTATTTCAGAATTGAAAATCACCTTGAATGAAGGAGCTGGAATTAGAACCTTAGTGCATAGTGTCGCTAAAGGCAATCTAAAGCCCATGTTAGATGATGAAAACCCAACATTGAAAACCGATGATTTTAGTTTGACAATACATGCGATGGCGATTAGCTTATATGATTGGGCTAAAGCAATTTTTCAAGCTAAATTATTTACTGAAGATGCCAGGATTATAAGCTTTACAAGCGAAGGAAACACTAAAGCATGGAAGAATTATGCAGCTGTATCAGCCGCTAAAGCAACCTTAGAAGCCATCACTAGAAATATTGCTCTAGAGTTTGCTCCTTATGGAATAAAAGCCAATTGTATCCAAGCCGGAGTAACAGATACAGCTTCTTTGCGTATGATTCCAGGTAGCGATAAAATGATAGAACATACGTTAAAACGAAATCCGAATAAACGATTAACACTACCTGAAGATGTGGCCAACGTGGTTTACTTGTTAAGTAAAGATGAAGCGGGTTGGATCAATGGTTGTGTAATTCCTGTAGACGGAGGCGAACATATAAGTTAA
- a CDS encoding type III polyketide synthase — translation MSVKITSVAKQLPKHTRETKDIMPYLNLWLADQDQRFQRKVIKLFENAGVDRRYSIMDAEEVFTKTSFQEKNDIYSREVVKLAEQSLVKALNKVNLAASDIDYIITVSCTGIMIPSMDAYLINSLKMKQDIVRLPVTEMGCAAGVSGIIYAKNFLKANPNKRAAVIAVESPTATFQLDDYSMVNIVSAAIFGDGAASVILSSYEDEVGPKILDEAMYHFYDAETMMGFKLVNTGLQMILDKAVPETISAHFPKIVHPFLERNGMTIEAIDHLIFHPGGKKIVQTVEDLFGSLGKNIDDTKEVLKLYGNMSSATVLYVLERFMDKQLKKGEKGLMLSFGPGFSAQRILLEW, via the coding sequence ATGAGTGTAAAAATAACAAGTGTAGCAAAGCAACTCCCGAAACATACTAGAGAAACAAAAGATATTATGCCTTATCTAAATCTGTGGTTAGCTGATCAGGACCAAAGATTTCAACGAAAAGTGATTAAACTTTTTGAAAATGCAGGCGTTGATAGACGTTATTCTATTATGGATGCTGAAGAGGTTTTTACCAAAACATCATTCCAGGAGAAAAACGATATCTATTCTCGAGAAGTCGTGAAATTAGCAGAACAATCCTTGGTGAAAGCTTTAAATAAAGTCAACCTTGCGGCCAGCGACATTGATTATATCATAACTGTCAGTTGTACCGGAATTATGATTCCGTCAATGGATGCGTATCTCATCAATAGTTTAAAAATGAAACAAGATATTGTGCGTTTACCTGTCACAGAAATGGGTTGTGCGGCTGGAGTTTCAGGAATTATTTATGCGAAGAACTTTTTAAAAGCGAATCCTAATAAACGTGCGGCAGTAATTGCGGTTGAATCACCAACAGCAACCTTTCAACTTGATGATTATTCTATGGTGAATATTGTAAGTGCTGCTATTTTTGGAGATGGTGCAGCAAGTGTGATTTTATCCTCTTATGAAGACGAAGTAGGCCCTAAAATTTTAGATGAGGCCATGTATCATTTCTATGATGCTGAAACCATGATGGGCTTTAAATTGGTGAATACAGGTTTACAAATGATTTTAGATAAGGCCGTTCCAGAAACCATATCGGCACATTTCCCTAAAATAGTCCACCCATTTTTAGAACGAAATGGGATGACAATTGAAGCTATTGATCATTTAATTTTTCATCCTGGAGGTAAGAAAATCGTTCAAACCGTTGAAGACTTATTTGGATCTCTTGGCAAGAATATTGATGACACAAAAGAAGTTCTTAAATTATATGGCAATATGAGTAGCGCAACAGTGTTATATGTGTTAGAGCGGTTTATGGATAAGCAATTAAAAAAAGGAGAAAAAGGACTAATGCTAAGTTTTGGACCTGGATTTTCAGCACAACGTATATTATTAGAATGGTAA
- a CDS encoding prolyl oligopeptidase family protein → MKKTSLLLIAIIVFSACKEEVKEKNIDIVVNYPETKKVDTVTNYFGTDVKDPYRWLEDDRSDDTEAWVKSQNEATYGYLDNIPYREELKERLSKLWNYEKVGAPFKEGDYTYFYKNNGLQNQYVIYRYKTGENPSTAQVFLDPNTFKEDGTISLGGASFSKNGKILAYAISEGGSDWRKILVMDTENLKIVEDTIVDIKFSGMSWYKNEGFYYSSYDKPEGSELSAKTDQHKVYYHKLGTSQKDDQLIFGGIPSEKHRYIGASVTEDDNYLLISASVSTSGNKLFMKDLTKPNSPLVTILDDTESDTYVIENDGSKLFLVTNLNAPNKKIVTVDASNPTPDKWVDFIPETKNVLSPSAGGGYFFTEYMVDAVSKVMQYDYNGNLVREVELPGIGSVGGFGAKKEDTDLYYSFTNYVTPGSIYKYDIKNGTSELFNKPTIDFNPEDYESKQVFYNSKDGTKIPMIITHKKGLKLNGKNPTILYGYGGFNISLTPSFSIANAVWMEQGGIYAVPNLRGGGEYGKAWHDAGTQMKKQNVFDDFIAAGEYLIENNYTSSDFLAIRGGSNGGLLVGAAMTQRPDLMKVALPAVGVLDMLRYHTFTAGAGWAYDYGTSEDNKEMFEYLKGYSPVHNVKEGIEYPATLVTTGDHDDRVVPAHSFKFAAELQDKQTGNNPTLIRIETDAGHGAGTPVSKTIEQYADIFGFTLYNMGFDVLPSKTKEKIKG, encoded by the coding sequence ATGAAAAAAACTTCATTATTACTAATTGCTATAATTGTATTTAGTGCTTGCAAAGAAGAGGTTAAAGAAAAAAACATTGACATTGTGGTTAATTATCCCGAAACTAAAAAAGTTGATACTGTAACCAATTATTTTGGTACAGATGTTAAAGACCCCTACAGATGGTTAGAAGACGATAGAAGTGATGATACAGAAGCCTGGGTGAAATCTCAAAATGAAGCTACGTATGGGTATTTAGATAACATCCCATATCGTGAAGAATTAAAAGAGCGTTTGTCTAAATTATGGAATTATGAAAAAGTAGGAGCACCATTCAAAGAAGGAGATTACACGTATTTCTATAAAAATAATGGACTGCAAAATCAATATGTAATCTATCGTTATAAAACTGGTGAAAACCCAAGTACAGCTCAAGTGTTTCTTGATCCTAACACGTTTAAAGAAGATGGAACAATCTCACTAGGAGGCGCTAGTTTCTCTAAAAACGGTAAAATTTTAGCCTATGCCATTTCTGAAGGCGGAAGTGATTGGAGGAAAATTTTAGTTATGGATACCGAAAACTTAAAAATTGTAGAAGATACCATAGTTGACATTAAATTTAGTGGAATGTCTTGGTATAAAAATGAAGGTTTTTATTACTCAAGCTATGACAAACCTGAAGGAAGTGAACTATCGGCAAAAACCGATCAACACAAGGTTTATTATCACAAACTTGGAACATCTCAAAAAGATGATCAATTAATTTTCGGAGGAATACCTTCAGAAAAACATAGGTATATTGGAGCGAGTGTAACAGAAGATGATAACTATTTATTAATCTCTGCAAGCGTATCGACCTCTGGAAACAAATTGTTCATGAAAGACTTAACGAAACCAAATAGCCCATTAGTAACCATTTTAGATGACACCGAGAGCGATACATACGTTATTGAAAACGATGGTAGTAAACTGTTTTTAGTGACCAATCTTAATGCCCCTAACAAGAAAATTGTGACCGTTGATGCCTCAAATCCAACACCTGATAAATGGGTTGATTTTATTCCTGAAACTAAGAATGTATTAAGTCCGTCAGCGGGTGGAGGTTATTTCTTTACTGAATATATGGTCGATGCTGTTTCTAAAGTAATGCAATATGACTATAACGGAAATCTTGTAAGAGAAGTAGAACTTCCAGGTATTGGTAGTGTAGGAGGTTTTGGTGCTAAAAAAGAAGACACAGACCTATATTACTCATTTACAAACTACGTCACTCCAGGAAGTATTTACAAATATGATATCAAAAATGGGACTTCAGAATTATTTAATAAACCAACCATTGATTTCAATCCAGAGGATTACGAAAGTAAACAAGTGTTTTATAATTCTAAAGACGGGACAAAGATCCCAATGATCATCACACATAAAAAAGGCTTAAAACTTAACGGAAAGAATCCAACTATTCTTTATGGTTATGGTGGGTTCAATATTAGTTTAACGCCTTCATTTAGTATCGCCAATGCGGTATGGATGGAGCAGGGCGGTATTTACGCAGTACCTAACCTTCGCGGTGGCGGTGAATATGGTAAGGCATGGCATGATGCTGGCACACAAATGAAAAAACAAAATGTGTTTGATGACTTTATTGCTGCTGGTGAATACCTTATCGAAAATAATTACACATCCAGTGATTTCTTAGCTATTAGAGGCGGTTCTAATGGAGGATTATTGGTTGGTGCAGCAATGACTCAGCGTCCAGATTTAATGAAAGTGGCACTGCCTGCTGTTGGCGTATTAGACATGCTGCGTTATCACACATTTACAGCTGGTGCTGGTTGGGCTTACGACTACGGTACATCAGAAGATAATAAAGAAATGTTTGAATATCTTAAAGGGTATTCTCCAGTTCACAATGTCAAAGAAGGTATTGAATACCCTGCGACTTTGGTAACCACTGGTGATCATGACGATCGCGTAGTACCTGCTCATAGTTTTAAATTTGCAGCCGAATTACAGGACAAACAAACGGGTAATAATCCAACATTAATTCGCATAGAGACTGATGCTGGTCATGGCGCCGGAACACCCGTTAGTAAAACCATAGAGCAATATGCAGATATTTTTGGGTTTACACTTTACAACATGGGTTTTGACGTATTACCAAGCAAAACCAAAGAAAAAATAAAAGGATAA